The genome window CTCGTACATGGTGCCCGGAAGATACCCCAGCTTTTCACCCGCCTCTATCGCGGGACGTGTGAGGATGATCCTCGACACCTCGCGCCTGTAATAGGCGGCAAGGGCCATCGCCATCGCGAGGTACGTCTTGCCCGTGCCGGCCGGGCCGATGCCGATCACGACATCGTACTTGTTCATCGCATGGACATATTGCCTCTGGTTGGTGCTCTTGGGGGTGATAAGCTTCCTGGAGCCGGCGATGTATATCTGGTCCTTCTCCATGTCACCGGCCGTCTCGTGGGCATTGACGACGAACCGTACGGCGTGGTCGATATCGGAAACGTTCACAGGAAGGCCTTTCTTCACGATGCCGTGAAGCTCGTTTATGACCTTCCCCGTGTCTTCAATGTCCTTCTTCCCCCCTATGAGGGTGAGATGATTGCCACGGATGCTCGCCTTGATATTGAAGTATTTCCTGAGGTACTTGATGTTCTCTTCGCGCGGCCCGAAGAGGCTTCTTGCCACGTTTATGTCATCGAAGGACAGCCGCAACAATCCTTCATCGGTCTTCTCGTCCAACAATCCTCTCTTTCCCCTGTTTTATTCCCTAATATACCATAAAACAGGAATTTGCAAAAGATGCAAGAATTTTGGCGGCTGCTCTTGCAAAGGGCCCTGTTCGATGGTATGGTTTGGAAAAAATCGCCGGAGGGTCTGCGATCGGCACGCTCTCGGAAAGGAATGTCTTTTGCCCAAAAAAACGCCAACCTTCAAGACGGTATTGATAATAGGGGTCATCATAGGGATAGTGGTGATCGTCATAGCCGTCATAGCCATTCACCTCCAGCAGAAAAAGACCCTCAAGGCATCCATCGAGGGCACTCTTCCAAGGATGGAAGAGAAGACCGGCTGGCAGGCGCTCATCACCGACGGAGATGGTGAGCACCATTACGTGATCGAGAAAGGACAGGGCGGATCCGGGCAGACCGCCGGTGTTTGGGACAGGCTGACCTACTCGAAGGAAGGCAGGGAGAACTACGTCCTCAAACGGCGAAAGAACGGCATGTTCATAACGGGAATGGACACCCTCGCCAGCCGTTTCACGCTGTATGAACTGAGGTGCGGCAAAGACCCCCGGCAATATGCCATCATGAAGGTCTTCGAGGTGTCTCAGGACGGCAAGACGCTGGATTACGGAAAGGCGGGGAGCCAGAAGGATTGGGAGGACATTCCGGGGCAGACCATCGTCGACAGGCTGGCAAAGATCGCCTGCCGGTGACGAGCGTCCCTCACGCCCTAAATGTTTGTAAGTCACCGGCATTTCGTATAGAATATTGGGTCATGAACAAGGTTCTCATCATAGACGACGAACGGAACATCCTTGACTCCCTCTCGGGTATCCTCGAGGATGAAGGCTTCTCGGTGCTGAAGGCGACCGACGGCAAGGAAGGCCTGGCCATCTTCGAGCGCGAAGCCCCCGACGTGGTCCTCCTCGATGTGTGGATGCCCGAACTTGACGGCATCCAGGTCCTCAAGGAGATACGCACCCGGAAGGACGACGCGAAGGTGGTGGTCATATCGGGGCACGGGACGATCTCGACGGCGGTGGAGGCCGTCAAGATGGGTGCCTATGATTTTCTCGAAAAACCCCTCTCCATCGACAAGGTGCTCGAGGTCGTCTCCCGCAGCATCGGCGTCGGTTCAAAGCACGACCCGTCGGTTGCGGATTTCAAGCTGGAAGTGACGCCCGGGCGCACCAGGGAAAAGCAGAAGACCATCGGAAAGAGCACCGTCGTTTACGGGGTGGGACTCCACTCCGGGGTGAAAACGGGAATGATCCTCCTGCCCATGCCGGAGAACACGGGCATAGTCTTCGAGACCATTCCCGACGGGGAACGCATACCGGCCTACATCGACTACGTCTTCTCCGTGGGATACGCGTCATCGGTGAAAGGCAAGAACAGCGTTGTGCGCACCATCGAACACCTCCTGTCCGCCTGTCATATGTACGGGATCACGAACCTTCTCGTCAAGGTGAGCGAAGAGATACCCATCTTCGACGGCTCGGCCATCGAGATCTGCAGAAAGATCGAGGAGGCTGAGGTCATCGACCAGGCCGACGGGATCGAACCGCTCGTCATCACGGAAAAGGTGGAGCTCCCCAACCTGCAGAACGGGAAGTACCTCGCGGCGGAGCCCTCGGACCACTTCGAGATCGACTATCTCCTGGAACAGAAGAGGCCTATCGGGACACAGCATTACCGGTTTGTCGCCGGGCGCGACGACTATGTCGCCAACATCGCTCCCGCGAGGACCTTCGGTTTCCTCAAGGACTTCGAGCAGCTCGCGAAGATGGGCCTCGGGACCGGAGGGCGCATCAATAACTTCATCATCCTCGGCGAAGACGAGGTCATAAACACGAAGCTGAGGTTCGAAGATGAGTTCGTCCGCCACAAGGTCCTCGACCTCATCGGGGACATCTACCTCCTCAACCGTCCCATAACGGGCAAGATAACCGCCCGCCAGACAGGCCATGTGGAGAACATCGCGCTGGTAAAGGAACTGAAAAAACGGTTTCTCTGACGAGAAACCGTCTCACGTCGCAGGTCTCAGGTCTCACGTCTCAGGTTCGAGCCAATGCCGGAACCTTTACTGCGCTGGTCGAGAAAAGCGTACCTCTTTGGCTTTTGACTCGCAACGCGCAACCCGGAACCCGCAACTGTCTTTTGCCTGAAACCTGAGATCTGAAAGGGTCTTCTATCTTTCCACCACATCTTTTACCCCGTCGGACTTGTAGATGAATCTCGAGTCGCTGACGGGGGCGTTCACCTTGATGTCGGTGAATTCGATCGTGTTGATGTTGCCGGTGAATTCAAGGATCTCGATCTTCCTCAGAAGGTTCTTCTTGTCGATCCAGATCTTGGCCATATTGACGGTGGAATCCTTCTTCGGGAGGAGCTCGAAATACTCCATCCCCGCCAGTATGCTGTGCTGTTTGACGGTGAAGATGTTGTCGATGCGGGCGATGTCCTCGACGAGGTCGAAAAAGGTGCCTCCCGTCTTCTCCCTGCTCACCTTGCTCTTGAGCACGAAGGTCTTGCCCTCCTCATCCTGCCACATGTGGCGCCCGTCATAGAGGAATGTCTTGCTTTTCGGTTTCGTGTATTGCCACAGGAACCCCTTCTGTCTCTTAAAGTAGAAGTCCCCGTCAAAATCACGTATCTTCTTGATGCCCGAGACAAAGATCTTCTGGTGAAAAGAGGCCTCCAGCGAGGTGATGCCTGCATAGGTCTTTTTTATGGAATCAAAGGGAGACCCGGTCTCGCCCTTGACGGCGGGTTTCGCGTTATCGCCGGCCCCGGCCGTTCCCTCAGCGCCGGCGGGAAAGGGAACCAACAGGAACACCGCCAGGACACCGAAAAGGACCGGCCGCAACAGATCTCTTGTTCTCCAAAAAGCTCTTTCCATCATGCGATCATACCTCTGTTAAGGATCATTTCTTCAGGACCTCCCTCGGTTTGACACCGTCGGAGGGACCCACGATGCCTTCCTGCTCCATGCGTTCTATGATGCGGGCCGCCCGGTTGTAACCTATCCGGAACCGCCTCTGGACCATGCTGATGGAGGCCTCTCCCCTCGATGCCACGAACTCGACGGCCTCCTCATATTTCTCGTCATCTATCGCCTCGCCGCCGTCCTCCTCATCGTCCTTCTCCTCGAGGATCTCATGATGATACGCGGGCGCTCCCTGCTGCTTCAGGAATTCCACGATGCGTTTGATCTCCCCCTCGGAGACATAGGACCCGTGGAGACGCTGGAGCCGCCCGATCCCGGGGCTCAGGAAGAGCATGTCCCCGTAGCCGAGGAGGCTCTCGGCGCCGTTCGTGTCGAGTATGGTGCGCGAATCCACCTTGGAAAAGACCTTGCAGGCCACCCGGGCGGGGAAATTCGCCTTGATGATGCCTGTCAGGACATCGACGGAGGGCCTCTGGGTGGCAAGGATGAGATGGATACCCGACGCACGCGCCATCTGCGCGAGGCGGGCGATGTACTCCTCCACCTCTTTCGGGGAGACCATCATGAGGTCGGCAAGCTCGTCGATCACGACGACGATGTACGGAATGGTCTCGCCGCCATCCTCTCGCACGACCTTGTGGTTGTATTTCTCTATGCTGCGGACACCCTTCTGCGCCATCATGGCGTAGCGCCTCTCCATCTCGTCCGTCATCCAGCGCAGCGCCGTTTTCGCGTTCTTCGCGTTCGTCACGACAGGCAGGAGGAGATGGGGAATTCCCTCATAAAAGGACAGTTCGAGCATCTTGAGGTCGATCATGAGAAAACGCACGTGAGCCGGGGTCGCCTTGAAAAGAATGCTGAGGATCATGCTGTTCAGGGACACGCTCTTTCCGGACCCCGTCGCGCCGGCGACGAGAAGGTGGGGCATCTTTGCAAGGTCCGCCACGTAGGAATCCCCGTTTATCGTCTTGCCCAGCACGAGCGTCAGATGTGACGGGG of Syntrophorhabdus sp. contains these proteins:
- a CDS encoding PhoH family protein, with the translated sequence MLDEKTDEGLLRLSFDDINVARSLFGPREENIKYLRKYFNIKASIRGNHLTLIGGKKDIEDTGKVINELHGIVKKGLPVNVSDIDHAVRFVVNAHETAGDMEKDQIYIAGSRKLITPKSTNQRQYVHAMNKYDVVIGIGPAGTGKTYLAMAMALAAYYRREVSRIILTRPAIEAGEKLGYLPGTMYEKVNPYLRPLYDALYDMVDMDRATRLIERGVIEIAPLAFMRGRTLNDAFIILDEAQNTASEQMKMFLTRLGFSSKTVITGDITQIDLADKKTSGLVEVRSILKGVKGIKFVYFTEKDVVRHPLVQKIIKAYEARRLELEESRNAERKG
- the lpxC gene encoding UDP-3-O-[3-hydroxymyristoyl] N-acetylglucosamine deacetylase: MNKVLIIDDERNILDSLSGILEDEGFSVLKATDGKEGLAIFEREAPDVVLLDVWMPELDGIQVLKEIRTRKDDAKVVVISGHGTISTAVEAVKMGAYDFLEKPLSIDKVLEVVSRSIGVGSKHDPSVADFKLEVTPGRTREKQKTIGKSTVVYGVGLHSGVKTGMILLPMPENTGIVFETIPDGERIPAYIDYVFSVGYASSVKGKNSVVRTIEHLLSACHMYGITNLLVKVSEEIPIFDGSAIEICRKIEEAEVIDQADGIEPLVITEKVELPNLQNGKYLAAEPSDHFEIDYLLEQKRPIGTQHYRFVAGRDDYVANIAPARTFGFLKDFEQLAKMGLGTGGRINNFIILGEDEVINTKLRFEDEFVRHKVLDLIGDIYLLNRPITGKITARQTGHVENIALVKELKKRFL
- a CDS encoding outer membrane lipoprotein carrier protein LolA; translated protein: MRPVLFGVLAVFLLVPFPAGAEGTAGAGDNAKPAVKGETGSPFDSIKKTYAGITSLEASFHQKIFVSGIKKIRDFDGDFYFKRQKGFLWQYTKPKSKTFLYDGRHMWQDEEGKTFVLKSKVSREKTGGTFFDLVEDIARIDNIFTVKQHSILAGMEYFELLPKKDSTVNMAKIWIDKKNLLRKIEILEFTGNINTIEFTDIKVNAPVSDSRFIYKSDGVKDVVER